In the bacterium genome, CTTCTTAACCATAATAAAATTCCCTGGTCTAAAAAATGATAGTCTGGGAGTTCGTGAAATCTGAGATTAATTTTAATAGGCATAGATTCTAAGTTCCTTTTCGATAAGAAAGACAGGAAATTCTTTTCTACCTGTTTTGGTTTTAGCTTCTGTTTCTATTTGAGCAAGATTAGTTCCAGAAGAAACAACTTTTTGATTAACAACAGCTACCCATTGGTCGGGATATTGATTTCTTAAATCTGAATAATGTTTATTTAGCCATTCTAAGTCATCCCAGTATTCTTTAGAAGGTGACTTGGGTAAATTAGAAAAAGTTCTCTGAACCATAATAAACCTCCATGGAGTTAGTATACTACTATTGAATAAAGATGTCAAGAATTTTTTAGGAGGAGGAGAGGAGAAAATTGTTAACTGGTAACTGGTTAATTACCAATTACCAAATTAAAGGAGGTAGATTAAAATGTGTAAGAATGTATTAAAGGTATTGGTAGGTTTAGGTTTTGTGTTATCCTTAAACAGTCTGGTAGTAGAGGCAGCTAAAAAAGGCTCAACAGGAGCCCAGGTGCTTAAACTAAGTGTTGGTGCTCGACCTGCGGCTATGGGTGAGGCATTTGGTGCATTAGCAGATGATACAAATGCTATCTACTGGAATCCCGCAGGATTAACTCAATTGAATGAAAAACAAATTATAGTGATGCACTCTGATTGGCTCAAAGAGATAAACTACGGATTGGTCGGCTATGCACAACCATTGGCTAACGATAGAACTTTAGGCTTGAGTATGATGTATTTAGGCTCAGGAGA is a window encoding:
- a CDS encoding DUF5678 domain-containing protein, whose protein sequence is MVQRTFSNLPKSPSKEYWDDLEWLNKHYSDLRNQYPDQWVAVVNQKVVSSGTNLAQIETEAKTKTGRKEFPVFLIEKELRIYAY